The segment GATAAATACCATTTAGCAACCTTAAGCAGGGGGTACGGACGGAAAACCAGGGGATTCCGCCTGGCAGCAACCGGGAGCAGTGTCAAAGACATCGGTGATGAGCCAGTGCTTCTCAAGGGAAAATTCCCTGAGGTCATGGTAGCTGTTGACGAAAGCCGGCGACGTGGCGTGAGAAAGTTGATGGAGCTGGATCCGGTCCCGGACGTGATCCTGCTGGATGATGCCTACCAGCACAGGTATATTCAACCAGGTTTGAACATTTTGCTGACAGATTATTTTAACCTTTACACAAAAGATTACCTGATTCCTGCCGGTCGCCTGAGAGAGCCCAAATCCGGTGCGAAACGTGCTGATATAATTGTTGTTACAAAAACAGATCCCGTCTGGTCTCCCATAACCGAACGCTATTTACGGGAAGAACTCTGTCCGGAACCTGATCAAACAGTCTGTTACTCCTATCTTAAATATGGGGATCCCGTCGCGTTATCGGGTGAAAAGACGGATCTTTGCCTGCAGAAGAAAGGAAGTGTCCTGATGGTATCAGGGATTGCGAATCCATATCCCCTGGAAGTATACCTGAAGAGTCATTTCAATGAGTTTGAGCGATTGACCTTCAGGGATCATCACCAATTCACAGCAGGGGATGTAAAGAAGATCCGTTCTGTTTTTGTCAGCATGATGGGAAGGGAAAAGATCATCCTTACCACGGAAAAAGATGCGATACGGATGCGGGAAGCCAATATTGCAGATCTGCTGATGGATCTCCCGGTATACTATCTGCCAGTTCGGATTGAGTTTCATTCCGCTTCCTCACAAACCTTTGATTCACGTGTGTTGAACTATGTGGAAGAAAGTAAATAAAATTGCTGACGATATTAGGTTAAAGATCCCTTATGTACCGAAAGCAGGGATTATACTGGGTACAGGATTGAGCAGGATGGCGGATGAAATCCAGCAATCAACAGCATTATCCTATGGTGGTATTGAGGGATTCCCATTAACGAGCGTAGCAGGTCACACGGGCAGGCTGATTTTCGGGGAGCTGGGCAATAAAAAGGTTATGGTCATGCAAGGCCGTGTGCACTCCTATGAAGGGATTTCCATGCAGGACATGGTACTGCCCATCCGGGTGATGCACCGCCTGGGCATTGAACTGCTCATCCTGACCAATGCTTCGGGCGGAATAAATCCTTCACTGGAGATTGGTGACCTGATGGTTGTCAAGGACCAGATCAACCTTATGAACAGCAATCCCCTGATCGGGAAGCACGATCAACGTTTTGGCGACCGGTTCCCCGATATGAGCCAGGTGTTCGACCGAAACATCATCAGCAAGGTACAACGGATCGCCCTGAAGAACCATATACCCTTAAAATCAGGGATCCTGGCTGCAGTAACCGGTCCGACCTTTGAAACCAGGGCTGAATATGCCTATATACGTTACCTTGGTGCAGATGCAGTCGGGATGTCGATCATTCCTGAAGCGATTGCAGCCAGGCAGCTTAATTTGCCCTGTTGTGCGGTGACCATCATTTCGGACCTTGGTGTTCCGGATAAAATGACAAAGGTAAGTCACGAAGAAGTGCAGCAGGCGTCAGGAAAGTCAGCACCCTATTTGACGCTGCTGATCAAAAAATTACTGGAGGAATGGTAAGTGATCGGATTTACATTGAAAAAAATTACCAGAAATTTTGAATCATAAACATACGTTGCAGTGAACTCTCTGACCACAGATCAGTCAAAAGGGAAGATCTACTTTGTGTCTGACTTTCATTTTGGCATACCCGACTCAAGGAGCAGCCTTGAACGGGAAAGGAAATTAATACGCTGGCTGGATGAGATCAGGAAAGATGCAGTTGAAATCTACCTGATGGGAGATCTGTTTGATTTCTGGTATGAGTATAAAACGGTCATTCCAAAGGGTTTTACCCGGTTTCTGGGTAAGCTTGCAGAAATCACCGATGCCGGCATCCCGGTGCATTTGTTCAAGGGGAATCATGATATCTGGGCGTTTGATTACCTGAACAAGGAACTGCACATCACCCTTCACCGTAATCCGGAGATCAGGGTATTGAACGGAAAACGATTTTACCTGGCGCACGGCGATGGTCTCGGTCCTGGTGACCGTGGATACAAATTTCTGAAGAGAACGTTTGAGTGCCCCTTGAATCAGTGGCTGTACAGATGGCTGCATCCGGATATCGGTACGAGGCTGGGACTATTTTTTTCGAAAAGAAGCAAATATGCACAAATTGCCCGTGAAAAGAAAAAGGCAGAGGTGGTCAACATTCCAACGCAACGGCTCTATCAGCACAGTCAGCGGATCCTGGAATCGGAGCCCGGGATCGATTATTTCATTTTCGGGCATCATCACCTGCCCGTTCATTTAACCATCAATGACACGACTCATTTTTTCCTGATTGGTGACTGGATCACGAATTTCTCGTATGTCGTCTTCGACGGCCAGGAAGTGGAGCTTAAATACTTCAGCTGAGCATCAGAGGGAGAACCATTTTTCTACCAGATCGACGAGCCGGGCAGCATAACCGGCTTCATTATCATACCATGCCACGACTTTGACAAGGTCTCTTCTTTTCCCCAGGACAGCGGTCAGGTTTGCATCGAAAATGGCAGAATGCGTATTGCCGATGACATCCGCCGACACGATGGGATCAAATGTATATTGGAGGATTTTGCGCATTGGGCCCCGGGCTGCTTTTTTGAAGGCAGCATTGATATCCTGAACGCTGGCTGGCAGTTGAACGGTACAAGTCAGGTCGGTCAGGGAGCCGTTCACCACCGGAACCCTGATGCCGGCTCCACCCAGGTTTTCTTCCAGATGAGGAAAAATCCGGGATGAAGCTTTCGCTGCGCCTGTCGTCGTAGGGATGATGGAACAGGCCGCTGCCCTTCCACGACGGAAATCTTTATGCGGTCCGTCAATCAGATTCTGGTCGCGCGTATAAGAATGGATGGTAGTAATAAAAGCTTCGTCAATTCCCCAGTTGTCGTCAAGGATTTTGATCAGGGGGGCCACGCAGTTGGTCGTACAGGAGGAGTTGGAAATGATCGTGTCGTGAGGGCTCAAAATGTCGTCATTAATTCCCATTACGATGAATTTGACGTTGTCTTCGGGCCCTATCGAAGGTGCCGAAATGATCACCCTCCGGGCCCCTGCCTGGATATGCAGTTCTGCCAGCTGCTTTGTAGTGAACTCGCCCGTAGCTTCAATCACGACATCAATATCCAGCTCCTTCCACGGCAGGTTGTCGGGCTGAGGGAGTGAAAATGCGTGGATTTTTTTTCCATTTACAAGGAGACCATCTTTTTCTCCCCGGACCCGGCCCCGGAATTCACCCTGGATGGAATCGTATTTCACAAGGTGAGCAAGGTTTACTGCATCTGCCAGATCATTGACCGCAATCAGGTCAATTCGTTTACTTTTAAGCAATTCCCGGAATGTAATCCTGCCAATCCGCCCAAAACCATTGATAGCCAGCCTTATACGATCCATGATGCGCTTTTTGGAAATTTCAAAGGTACGCATTTCGGCTATTTGCTTTTAAATGTCGTCCGAATTTCTTAATTTTGACTGAAATCTGAAGTCACCGGATTTCATTCTGAAAAGTCAATAAACTATTCATCATCATTCATTTAATCACCATGACAAAACCAATGATCAAGGATTACATCCAGGTTAACAGAGACCGGTTTCTTGAAGAGTTGTTTGGGTTGATACGCATTCCGTCGATCAGCACCATTGCTTCGCATGCACCGGATATGCAAAAAGCAGCTGAATACTGGAAAGAAATCATTCTCAATGCCGGCGCCGATAAAGCCGAAATATTTCCCACGAGCGGAAATCCGATCGTTTATGCTGAAAAAATCATTGATCCGGCGTTACCAACCATTCTGGTCTATGCCCATATGGATGTGATGCCGGTTGATCCGTTGGAATTATGGAAAACAGATCCCTTTGAGCCGGTCATCAAGGATGGCAGGATCTATGCCAGGGGAGCGGATGACGACAAAGGCCAGTCGTTCATGCATGCCAAGGCCTTCGAGTACCTGAACAAAACCGGTCAATTACCGTGTAATGTGAAATTCATGATCGAGGGAGAAGAAGAAATCGGTTCGGTAAACATGGGCAATTTTTGTGATGACAACAGGGAAATGCTTAAGGCCGACATCATCCTGGTTTCCGATACCAGCATGATCGCGGAGGATATACCCTCCATTACGGTTGGATTGCGTGGACTGAGCTATATGGAGATCGAAGTGACCGGTCCGGACAGGGATCTGCACTCCGGGATTTTTGGTGGTGCGGTGGCCAATCCCGCGAACATACTAGCACAAATCATTGCTTCACTGCATGATTCGGATAACCGGATCACGATTCCCGGATTTTACGACGATGTGCTGGAGATCAGCCAGGCTGAGCGGCTGGAGATGGCAAAAGCACCCTTTGATCTGAAGGCTTACAAAGAGTCGCTGAAGATTGGGGAAATATGGGGGGAGAAAGGTTATTCCACGATGGAGCGCACGGGTATCAGGCCAACGCTGGATGTGAACGGCATGTGGAGCGGCTATACCGGTGAAGGAGCCAAGACTGTCCTGCCGGCCAAGGCCTGGGCAAAAATCTCCATGCGGCTGGTGCCCAATCAGGACCACCTGAAAATAAGCCGGTTGTTCGAACAACATATCAAAACAATCGCCCCGCCCTATGTCAATGTCAGCGTCAAAACGTTGCACGGGGGACAGGGTTATGTATCCCCCACCGACATGATCGCCTATCAGGCAGCTGAGAGGGCATATGCGGAAGCTTATGAAAAGAAACCTGTCCCGGTAAGAAGCGGGGGAAGCATACCGATCATTTCAACCTTTGAGCAAAAGCTTGGCCTGAAAAGCATTCTGATGGGATTTGGCCTTGAATCCGACGCCATACACTCCCCCAATGAGAATTATTCATTGCACCAGTTCTTCAAAGGCATCGAAACGATCACCTACTTTTATCAGCATTTTGCCGCGCTGGCAAAAAAAGCAGGGATGTCCCCGACAGCTTAGTGCTGAGAACGGTTTTTGAATTCCTCGATCCCTTTATCGAGAAAGTCGATAAATTCATCCACATCGAGGTCATAAGCTCTCGGGGGAACCAGTTTTTCCCCGTGATGATCCAGCAGGACATAAAACGGCTGAGCATTCACATTGAATTGGGTGATCTGAAAATCCGCAAATTTTTTACCTACGGTCTTTTTAATCTTACCATCGTAGGTGGAGGTTATCCATTCGTTCTCCGCTAATGGAGTCTTATCATCGACGTAAAGGGCAATGATGATAAATTGTTCTCTCAGTCGCTGAAGAACTTTGGGATTCGACCAGACATTGGCCTCCATCTCCCGGCAGTTGACACAACCGTGACCTGTGAAGTCGATGAATACAGGCTTATTGAGCTTCCTGGCACAGGCCATTCCCTGCTCATAGTCGAAATAGCCTTCGAGTCCGTGCGGAAGATGCAGAAAATCGCTGTACTTGGGCTTGTCACAGATCTCGGCCGGTTGCCGGATGCCTCCCGATGCATTCGTTCCGGAGCCAACGACCAGCTTGACATTTTCCCGAATGATGTTATTCAGGTCGAAATCATGGGTTGACTGCGGCGGAATATATCCTGACAGAGCTTTAAGAGGAGCACCAAACATCCCGGGTGTCATATAGACCACAAACGTGAAAGTAATGATTGCCAATATGATGCGTGTTACACTGATATACGGGAGGTCCGAATCGTGAGCAAATTTCAGTTTCCCCAGCAGGTAAAATCCCATCAGTGTAAAAATCACGATCCAGAAAGCCAGGTACACTTCCCTGTCAAGTATACCCCAATGATAGGTTTGATCGGCAATACTGAGAAACTTCAATCCCAGCGCCAGTTCAATGAAGCCAAGCACCACCTTGACTGCATTCAGCCATCCGCCTGATTTTGGCAGGTTGGCCAGCCAGGATGGGAAAAAAGCGAAAAGTGTGAAAGGGAGTGCAAATGCCAGGGCAAAACCAAACATACCCACGATCGGTTTGAGGATCTGTCCACCTGCTGACTCAACCAGGATTGCACCGACAAGTGGCCCGGTGCAGGAAAAAGAGACCAGCACCAGCGTGAGGGCCATGAAGAAAGCCCCGGAAATGCCACCTTTGTCGGCCCTTTGATCGGAACGGGTAACCAGCCGGCTGGGCAGGGTCAATTCAAAGGCTCCCAGGAAGGAGGCTGCGAAGACCAGGAAGACCAGGAAGAACAAGACGTTGGGGAGCCAGTGGGTGCTCAGGAAATTAGCAAAATTGGGTCCCAGTGTGATGGCCACGACGGTTCCAATCACTGTATAGATGGCGATGATGGAGAAACCATAAACGATCGCCTGGAATCTGGCCTTGCGTTTGCTTTCATTGTCGTGCATGAAAAACGTGACCGTCATCGGGATCATCGGGAATACACAGGGGGTAAGAATGGCGGCAAATCCCGCAAGCACGGAGATGAGAAAAAAATAGAACAGCGACCTCTTTTCCTTTGTACCTGCAGCAGAGTCTTCCAGGGTGCTTTGTGCCAGAGGTTGATCCGTCGAATCGGTTTCCGTAAGGGAAGCAAGGGTATCACCTGAAAGATCAAGGGTCGTCACAGGTGCAACCGGGACGCCCGATACCTTTTCACCACTGGGTGTGGAATCAACGGTGGATCCAACTGTTTTAGCCTCTTTGTTAAAAGTAAACTCAAATTCTTCATCGGCAGGCGGTAAACATTTTTCGTCATCACACGACATGAAGTTCACATAACCTTTCACGGTGACGGGATCCTTGGTCAGCAAACGGATTTTTTGACTGAAGGTCACCTCATCAGCAAAATACTTGAGGACCATTTCAAAGTTTGGGTCATACTCCTCAAGAGCGGCGGGCTCGGTAACCTTTCCCACCAGCTCATATCCTTTCACATCCTCAAAGGTAAAGGTGGTGGCCGGCGGGCTCATCGGAATATCCTGGGAGTAAAGGTGCCATTTGTTTTCAATTTCAGCCTTAAAAAGAAGCTCTGCCTCAGCAGGGCTGATCAACCGGCTGCTAAAACTCCAGCTGACAGGCTCATAGATCTGGGCCTGCAATTTTAAAAAACCGACCAAAAAAAACATGAACAGCAAGAGTCTGCCCATACGTATATCCTTGCTTAATAGTCTCATATATCCATATTTTGGGTGCAAAGGTAATGAAATGGTAATCATGGGCCCACAGAAAAAAGTTAGCCTGGATAAATTCTCCTGGCTGGAGGAGTCCTTACCGCTGCAATTCAATCCTTAAAGCCTGCTTTGTGCCGGAAGTGATGCGGAACCGGTGATCGATCCTGTGACCGACAAGCCAGATGATCTTTCCATCCGATTCAAGGATCCAGGCATTTTGCTTGTCGAACAGAGTGAATTTTTCGTCGATGAAGAAATCGCTCAATTTTTTCGGATGGTTCATCCCAAAAGGATGAAAATGATCTCCCTTTTTCCATTTTCTCAATAAAAGCGGAAACCTGATCAAGGCAAGATCAAGGTGGGCTACCCCGGGACGCTTATCAGGCTGAAAATCCTCTTTGACCTCTATTCTTTCAAAGCTCATGGATAAAGGAGCGTTCACACGGGAAACATCACTATCAATGTAAAATTCAACGGCAGATACGGGGGTGGAAACATCCAGGGGTTTAACGATCAGTTGGGTCCTGTCTTTAAGAAGGCAGTGGGTTGGTGACAGAAAGAACTTTCCTGACATTCCGGTCAGGGAGCTTCCGATTTTTTTAATGGTTGGATAATTGAATCCCAGAGGAGCCAAAAATTCAGTCAGGTAGGCCGTCACCGGGGATAACTTCAGAAGCCCGGCAATATTGATGAAAAGGTCATTCTCCTTACCGGAACATACCCCTTTCCCTTTTTGATGGATCTCATCCTTTACGATCATTCCCGCGTCCCTCAACCTTTCAATGGTCTGAGTCATTCCATTGCGAAAGTCCGGATTGATTGAATTCAGCACCGGGATTATTTCATGACGGATCTTGTTTCGCGTGTACTTGTCGGACAGGTTGGATGAATCCAGGCAAAACGGGATGGCACGAGCTTGCTGGAATCGTTCAATTTCCTGACGGGTCGCAAACATCAGCGGCCGGATGATCCGTCCCTGTTTTGAGCGGATACCCTGGAGCCCATTCAGCCCGGTTCCTCTTACAAGATTCAACAGCAGGGTTTCGATTTGGTCATCCAGGTGATGGGCGGTTGCCACATAATCGAAATTCTGCGTGTTCAGCAGTTCGTTGAACCACCGGTATCGGAGTTCCCTGGCAGCCATCTGAACCGAAACATAATTCTGCCTGGCAAAGAGTCCGGTCTGAAAACTTCTGGAGAAGAACTGTACGTCAAGTTTTGCTGCCAGTTCTTTCACAAACGATTCTTCCTTGTCTGATTCCTCTCCTCTCAGGCAAAAATTACAATGTGCGATGCCGAACTGGAATCCGGCCTGCCGGAATAACTCCACCATCACCACTGAGTCCATTCCCCCGCTGACCGTAAGCAGCACAGCCTGATGAGGTAAAAACAGGGATTCCCTTTCAATATAGTGTAGGAATGCAGCAAGCATAGTTGGCACAAAGATAAGGAAAGAAAGCCCCGGAGGGTAAAAGGCCACACGATCAGATCTGCCAGACGTTGCCGGCGTTGATCAATTCTTCCAGTGTTTTGATTTTGGATTCTTCCATACTTCGGATCACCTGCCGTTCCAGAGCCTGATCGTAGGGTTCGGAGGGGAACGACCGGATAACGCCAGTAGCTACGGGGAACTCAGGATAGGCCATCCTGGTCAGCATATAATGCAATGCGATGTCGGGTGTATAGGCATCGTGAACCAAAAGATCATTTTCCGTCATGCCATCTTCTCCCAGACGGACAACCTTCAGTCCCGATCCGTGCAGCACCAGACCCTTATCGCGGTTAACACCGAAGATCATCGGTTTGCCATGTTCCAGGTAGATTGTGCGGTCGTCCTTAACATCCTTTCCCGTAATTTCCTGATGGATCTTATTGTTAAAGATGACGCAGTTTTGCAGTATTTCAACCACGGAGGTCCCATCATGCCGGGCCGCTTTGATAAAGATATCGGTCATCTGTTTGGGTTCTGTATCAATAGCCCTGGCAAAAAAGGTACCCTGGGCTCCCATGGCCAGTTCACCGGGAATGAAGGGGGGCTCGATGGTCCCGTCAGGAGATGTTTTGGTTTTCAATCCCTTGGGAGATGTGGGAGAATATTGTCCTTTTGTTAGTCCGTAGATTTTATTATTAAAAATAAGGATATTGACGTCAATGTTGCGTCGCAGGATATGTATAAAATGGTTACCGCCGATCGCCATACTGTCTCCATCGCCGGTAACCATCCAGACACTCAGTTCCGGATTGGCAATTTTAATTCCCGTTGCGACCGCTGCAGCTCTGCCGTGAAGGCCGTGAAAGCCATAAGTGTTTATATAATAAGGGAAACGGGAAGAGCATCCGATGCCAGATACAAATACGATGTTTTCCTTTTTCATCCCGATTTCCGGCAGGGCATTTTGCACCGCAGACAGGATAGCGTAGTCGCCGCATCCTGCGCACCATTTAACCGGTTGGTCAAGTTTAAAATCGCTTCTGGTCAGTGCAGGCTGATCGGATTTGGTTTCAATACGCTGGTCCATTATTCTTTACCCTCCAGAATTTGATTGAATTTCTGTTTCAGCTCCTCGATCATAAATGGAAGACCCTGAATTTTATTATGTTTCAAATATTTAAACTGTGGAAAAAGTGCACTGAGGTACATTGCAAACTGACCCAGGTTCAGTTCACAGATGATGATTTTCTTGAATCCCGCAAATACGGTTTCGGTATTTCTTGGCAGGGGTTTGATGTAGTTAAACTGTGCGAGGCTGATACGTTTTCCCTGTTGCTGAAGTTCCTGGACCGCGCTGATCATGGCTCCATAGGTTCCTCCCCATCCCACGGCGAGCAGGTCGCCGGTAGGTTCACCCCATACTTTCAGTTCGGGGATGTAATTGGCCACTCTTTGAACTTTCTCTTCCCTGAGCCTGACCATTTTTTCATGGTTAAGTGGATCCTGGGATACAAAGCCGGTGACATCTTCCTTTTCAAGGCTGCCGATCCGGTGGCGAAGTCCTTCCTGTCCGGGGATGGCCCAGTAGCGGCTCAATTTATCAGGATTTCTCCGGTAGGGTTTATAATCCGGATCATTGTCAGCAACCAATGGGGGTACAATTGGAGGTAAACTGGCTATTTTGGGTATGCTCCAGAGTTCAGATCCGTTGGCCAGGTATCCGTCGGTGAGGAGGATCACCGGGGTCATGTGTTCGATGGCTATTTTACAGGCCATATACGCATAATCAAAGCAATCAGAAGGAGAGGAAGCTGCGACGACCACTGCAGGGCTTTCTCCGCACCTGCCGTACAATGCCTGTAAAAGGTCTCCCTGCTCTGTTTTGGTGGGTAAACCCGTAGCAGGTCCTCCCCGCTGAACATCGACCACTACCAGTGGCAGTTCGGTAATGACAGCCAATCCAAGAGCTTCACTCTTCAATGCAAGCCCGGGGCCGGAAGTGGTCGTAACGCCAAGATGACCTGTGAAGCTGGCTCCGATGGCCGAGTTGATCCCTGCAATTTCATCTTCTGCCTGAAAGACCTTGACGCCCAATTGTTTTCTTTTCGCAAGCTCCTGAAGGATCTCCGAAGCAGGGGTGATCGGGTAGGATCCCAGGAACAAATGCCTGCCTGAACGTTCAGAGGCGGCTATGAAACCCCAGGCTACCGCAGTATTGCCGGTTATATTCCGGAATTTGCCTTTCCTTTCCCGGTCGTGAATGATCTGAAAACGGGAATCGAGTGTTTCAAGGGTTTCAGCAAAATGATAGCCTGCCCTCAAAACTTTCTTGTTGGCGTCAGCCAGGATGGTTTTGCTCTTAAACCGTTCTTCCAGAAACTTCTCACCATACTCCAGGCTGCGGTCAAAAAGCCAGTAAAGTATTCCAACAGCAAACTGGTTCTTTGTTTTTTCGGCTGTCTTGCTATCCAGACCCAGTTCTTTCACCGTGGCAAAATTCAAATACGTTATGGGGGCCTTTACGACGTTATAGCCGTCGAGTGTTCCGTCTTCCAGCGGATCGGATGTAAATCCTGCTTTCTGGTAGTTCTTTTCATCGAAATTGTCGCTGTCAATGATAATCGTTGCACCTGGTTTCACCCACTTCAGGTTGGTTTTAAGGGCTGCAGGATTCATGGCCACCAGTACATCGGCCAGGTCACCGGGGGTTTTGATGTCTTTGCTTCCGATGCGCACCTGAAATCCTGAAACACCGGCGACGGTTCCCTGGGGCGCCCTGATCTCGGAAGGATAATCAGGAAATGTTGAAATATCATTCCCAACAAATGCAGAGGTGTCAGAAAACTGAGTTCCACTCATTTGCATACCGTCACCGGAATCACCGGCAAACTTGACCACTGCATCTTCCAACTCAATGATTTTACGCTTTTTAATGCCCATCTTGTTATTTTTATAACAGCTGCAAAGGTAAAGACAATATTCCATCCAACTTAACTTTCAGCATTTTTTTAATCCTTACAATGGCTTGAACCACCCTGGTCACCATCAGAACTTGCCGTAACATTGAATTATTATTGATTGTTTAGACCAAAACTAAATTTTCGAAACCTGTATCCTGTAACAGAAAAAAAAATACTTTTGTACCATCAATTTCAATTGATGCACTTTAATTATTAACCAAAACCTCTTTAACCATGGCTTATAAGATCTCTGATGATTGTACAGCTTGCGGCACTTGCATTGATGAATGTCCGGTTGAAGCCATTTCCGCAGGTGATATTTATGTGATTGATCCTGACGTATGCACCGACTGTGGCACCTGTGCTGATGTTTGTCCTGTAGAAGCAATCCATCCTGAATAATCATCGAAAGAGTATAGATTGAAATCTGAACTTTCTGGTTCAACAGGAAAGTCCACATCCTAAGGATGTGGACTTTTTTTTTATATCAGCCATCCCCGACCATCCCGGGGCGGCACAGTAAATACTTCGTCATAAATTCATACATTTGCTGCACAACATCATTACACCTCTGACTAAATGGATACCTATTCCTATTTATCCAACAGTGATCTGGCACAGCTCGAAGAATTGTATTTAACCTATAAGGCCAATCCTGATTCCGTTGATTTCGGATGGAGAAAATTCTTTGAAGGATATGAATTTGCAGGCGGCTCTTTTTTGACAAATCAGGATAAAATTATTTCCTCCAAAGAGTTCAGTGTAATCACCCTCATTAACGAATACCGTAAAAGGGGGCATTTGTTCACCCAAACCAATCCTGTAAGATCACGCCGCACCTATTCCCCTACCCTTTCCTTTGAAAATTTTGGACTTAGCACTGAGGATCTTGAGCAGACATTTGAAGCCGGCGTTGAGATCGGGATCGGAAAAGCCAGGTTACAAGATATCATTTCCTTCCTGGAGCAGACCTACTGCCAGTCAATTGGCGCTGAATATTTTTACATCAGGAATAGTGAAATGATGAACTGGCTCAAAACGAAAATGGAATCAAGCCGCAACACACCCCACTTTTCCAGAGAACAAAAAATTCAGATCCTCCAGAAACTGACCGAGGCGGTAAGCTTCGAAAAATTTGTTCATAAAAAATTTCCCGGTCAGAAACGTTTTTCCCTGGAAGGAGGAGAGTCCCTTATTCCGGCATTGGATATTTTGATTGAAAAGGGAGCCAGTCTTGGCGTTGAGGAATTAGTGATCGGAATGCCTCACCGTGGCAGGTTGAATGTTCTTACCAATATCCTTGGAAAATCCCATCAGGTAGTTTTCAGTGAATTTGAGGGGATTGCCTATGAGGATGAGGCCTTGCTGGGGGATGTCAAATATCACCTGGGATTCACAGCTCATCGAAGC is part of the Bacteroidales bacterium genome and harbors:
- the tilS gene encoding tRNA lysidine(34) synthetase TilS, which produces MLAAFLHYIERESLFLPHQAVLLTVSGGMDSVVMVELFRQAGFQFGIAHCNFCLRGEESDKEESFVKELAAKLDVQFFSRSFQTGLFARQNYVSVQMAARELRYRWFNELLNTQNFDYVATAHHLDDQIETLLLNLVRGTGLNGLQGIRSKQGRIIRPLMFATRQEIERFQQARAIPFCLDSSNLSDKYTRNKIRHEIIPVLNSINPDFRNGMTQTIERLRDAGMIVKDEIHQKGKGVCSGKENDLFINIAGLLKLSPVTAYLTEFLAPLGFNYPTIKKIGSSLTGMSGKFFLSPTHCLLKDRTQLIVKPLDVSTPVSAVEFYIDSDVSRVNAPLSMSFERIEVKEDFQPDKRPGVAHLDLALIRFPLLLRKWKKGDHFHPFGMNHPKKLSDFFIDEKFTLFDKQNAWILESDGKIIWLVGHRIDHRFRITSGTKQALRIELQR
- a CDS encoding 2-oxoacid:ferredoxin oxidoreductase subunit beta, which gives rise to MDQRIETKSDQPALTRSDFKLDQPVKWCAGCGDYAILSAVQNALPEIGMKKENIVFVSGIGCSSRFPYYINTYGFHGLHGRAAAVATGIKIANPELSVWMVTGDGDSMAIGGNHFIHILRRNIDVNILIFNNKIYGLTKGQYSPTSPKGLKTKTSPDGTIEPPFIPGELAMGAQGTFFARAIDTEPKQMTDIFIKAARHDGTSVVEILQNCVIFNNKIHQEITGKDVKDDRTIYLEHGKPMIFGVNRDKGLVLHGSGLKVVRLGEDGMTENDLLVHDAYTPDIALHYMLTRMAYPEFPVATGVIRSFPSEPYDQALERQVIRSMEESKIKTLEELINAGNVWQI
- a CDS encoding 2-oxoacid:acceptor oxidoreductase subunit alpha, producing MGIKKRKIIELEDAVVKFAGDSGDGMQMSGTQFSDTSAFVGNDISTFPDYPSEIRAPQGTVAGVSGFQVRIGSKDIKTPGDLADVLVAMNPAALKTNLKWVKPGATIIIDSDNFDEKNYQKAGFTSDPLEDGTLDGYNVVKAPITYLNFATVKELGLDSKTAEKTKNQFAVGILYWLFDRSLEYGEKFLEERFKSKTILADANKKVLRAGYHFAETLETLDSRFQIIHDRERKGKFRNITGNTAVAWGFIAASERSGRHLFLGSYPITPASEILQELAKRKQLGVKVFQAEDEIAGINSAIGASFTGHLGVTTTSGPGLALKSEALGLAVITELPLVVVDVQRGGPATGLPTKTEQGDLLQALYGRCGESPAVVVAASSPSDCFDYAYMACKIAIEHMTPVILLTDGYLANGSELWSIPKIASLPPIVPPLVADNDPDYKPYRRNPDKLSRYWAIPGQEGLRHRIGSLEKEDVTGFVSQDPLNHEKMVRLREEKVQRVANYIPELKVWGEPTGDLLAVGWGGTYGAMISAVQELQQQGKRISLAQFNYIKPLPRNTETVFAGFKKIIICELNLGQFAMYLSALFPQFKYLKHNKIQGLPFMIEELKQKFNQILEGKE
- a CDS encoding 4Fe-4S binding protein encodes the protein MAYKISDDCTACGTCIDECPVEAISAGDIYVIDPDVCTDCGTCADVCPVEAIHPE